A region from the Legionellales bacterium genome encodes:
- a CDS encoding iron-sulfur cluster assembly scaffold protein, with product MIDYHPATLSEFANPYGVGELDNAIILESGQVDSLGVIRFYLLIENDKIKTIRFKAFGCVSVIAACSLVCRSVEGQLLTQAKTLTANEIIQKLHLPNIKYPMAIFVEQTFISALKFCEDK from the coding sequence ATGATAGACTATCACCCAGCAACGTTAAGTGAATTTGCTAACCCCTATGGCGTAGGCGAATTGGACAATGCCATTATCCTAGAAAGTGGACAGGTGGATTCATTGGGCGTAATTCGTTTTTATCTATTAATAGAAAATGATAAAATTAAAACTATTCGTTTTAAAGCCTTTGGCTGTGTGAGTGTGATTGCTGCTTGCTCATTGGTCTGTCGATCAGTGGAAGGACAATTACTCACGCAGGCGAAAACATTAACCGCCAATGAAATTATCCAAAAATTGCATTTACCGAATATCAAATATCCTATGGCAATTTTTGTAGAACAGACTTTTATATCGGCATTAAAATTTTGTGAGGATAAATGA
- a CDS encoding helix-turn-helix transcriptional regulator: MVADWMNDPAFKAEYDSLEDEYQLLREMLHARKCAGLTQEDVADRMGTKAPAIARLEASASRGKHSPSVSTLRKYAHAVGCKLEIHLKPLSKKKLKDKPA, from the coding sequence ATGGTTGCCGATTGGATGAACGATCCTGCTTTTAAAGCAGAATATGATTCCTTGGAAGATGAATATCAATTATTAAGAGAAATGCTTCATGCTAGAAAGTGTGCTGGATTAACACAAGAAGACGTCGCTGACCGCATGGGTACGAAAGCACCGGCGATTGCACGGCTAGAAGCATCTGCTTCTCGTGGCAAACACTCACCGAGCGTTAGCACATTACGTAAATATGCTCATGCTGTAGGTTGTAAATTAGAAATCCACCTCAAGCCGTTATCTAAAAAAAAGCTAAAAGACAAACCTGCCTAA
- a CDS encoding type II toxin-antitoxin system RelE/ParE family toxin translates to MPIGIRAAYAKLTDLLAEFGMDLRLPHSKAMGDGLFELRPKGKEGIARIFYCTLLGKRIVILHGFVKKTQETPRKELNIAIRRMKEVKNEQRKK, encoded by the coding sequence ATGCCTATCGGGATCAGAGCAGCTTACGCCAAGTTAACGGATTTGTTGGCCGAGTTTGGGATGGATTTACGCCTACCGCATTCAAAAGCAATGGGCGATGGATTATTTGAATTACGCCCAAAGGGCAAGGAAGGAATTGCTCGTATTTTTTATTGTACGTTGCTAGGTAAGCGAATTGTAATTTTACATGGCTTCGTTAAAAAAACTCAAGAAACTCCACGTAAAGAATTAAATATCGCTATACGTCGGATGAAAGAGGTGAAAAATGAGCAACGAAAAAAATAA
- a CDS encoding AbrB/MazE/SpoVT family DNA-binding domain-containing protein codes for MGVKANLTVQKWGNSLAVRIPANIARGLHFNSGTTVELRIQGHELVLREVGEPKLTLQERLARFDPKKHGGEVMAESSIGLEKL; via the coding sequence ATGGGCGTTAAAGCCAATTTGACTGTGCAAAAATGGGGAAATAGCCTCGCGGTTCGCATCCCTGCCAATATCGCACGTGGTCTTCATTTTAACTCAGGAACGACAGTCGAGCTGAGAATTCAGGGGCACGAACTCGTACTTAGAGAGGTTGGTGAGCCGAAGTTAACGTTGCAAGAACGCTTGGCACGTTTTGATCCAAAAAAGCATGGCGGTGAAGTGATGGCGGAAAGTTCAATCGGCTTGGAAAAACTGTAA
- a CDS encoding iron-sulfur cluster assembly accessory protein, producing MTTVSQYDPKNIHPQEAITATPAAIQHLQQQIAKKGEGIGIRLATKRSGCNGYSYVIDIINAVAEDDKQFHLDNLVVAISPLDWPLLKGTKLDYIRDGLNFRFVYENPNQSGACGCGESFNI from the coding sequence ATGACTACGGTTTCACAATACGACCCTAAAAATATTCATCCACAAGAGGCCATCACCGCAACACCGGCTGCCATCCAACATTTACAACAACAAATTGCTAAAAAAGGAGAGGGCATTGGTATTCGCTTGGCGACTAAACGCAGTGGTTGCAATGGCTATTCTTATGTCATCGACATTATTAATGCGGTGGCGGAAGACGATAAACAATTTCATCTCGACAATTTAGTGGTTGCCATCAGCCCACTCGATTGGCCATTATTAAAAGGCACCAAATTAGATTATATCCGTGATGGACTTAATTTTCGTTTTGTTTATGAAAATCCTAATCAAAGTGGCGCGTGTGGGTGTGGGGAAAGTTTTAATATTTAA